ATTGATCGGGCACGCGGTGTACTCCGAATGTGGGCGGCGGTCCGACGGACCGAAAGTTCTGGCGAGGAATTCAATGGTACGGCCGGGGCGAGGCGGGATCATCTACTGAAACGCCAAAAAAACATATTCATTTTGCGCGTTTGGCGATTTGAGGAGCGTCAGATTGCAAAACGAGGTTCAGAAAACCCGCTGCAAGCGGCGTCGCCAAACGGGTGGGTCAGGCGAGGCCCAGGTAGGCGATGGCGATGCCGAAGGTCATGGGTTTCTGGGTCACGCTCGTGAAGCCGGCGCCGGTCATCATGTCGACCATCTGCTGGCGGCCCAGGAACGTGTTGACCGACTGGGGCAGGTACTTGTAGGCCCCGCTGCGATCGCGGGCGATCAGGGTCGCGGTGCGGGGCATGATGTGGCGGAAGAAGAAGTTGTAGAGCCAGCGGAGGACGGGGTTGGTGGGCAGAGAGAATTCGAGGATGCACAGTCGCCCGCCGGGGCGGAGGACGCGTTTGAATTCAGCGATGGCGGCGGCGGGGTTGGAGACGTTGCGAATACCGAAAGCAATGGAGACGATGTCGACGCTTTGATCGGCGATGGGCAGGCGCATGGCGTCGCCATCGGTGAAAGCGCACAGCGTCACGGGCAATGCGGCGTGATCGCGCTTGTGCTCGGCGATGCGGACCATGTTGTGCGTGAAGTCGACACCGATGACGCGATGCGGTTTGGCGGCGGCGAAGGCCAGCGAAAGATCACCGGTGCCGCAGGCAACGTCGAGAACGGTATCCACGGGCTGGACGCGGCAAAGCTTAACGGCCGCCCGTCGCCACGCCTGATCGCGCCAGAGCGAATGAAGCCGATTGTTCAGGTCGTACGATTCGGCGATCGCGCTGAACATCTGCTGCACGCGCGCGGCCTTATCGGCGGCGGCATGCGGGTTTTGCCGCAAATCGTCGTCCGTCCACGCGGGTTGCCCTTGCATCGGGGAGTTCACGCACCGATCATATGCCAAGTCGTATCATCAATCGAACGACCTTATCTGGAGCGACTGACATGATCAGACATTTGATGCTCGCGGGGATGGTGTTGGCGGCGGGTCTGCTGGGCGGATGCAACACGAATCCGGCGACGGGCAAGCTGCAGTTCAACACACTCAGTCGGGACGAGGAAATCCAGATCGGCTCCGAGGCCGAGCCGCAGTTCATCACCGAATCCGGCGGGGAGATTCCCGACGCGACGGTGCAGGCATACGTCAGCGCGATCGGCAAGAAGCTGGCGGCCGTGAGCGAGCGGCCGGACATGCCCTGGGCGTTTCACGCCGTCAACAGCCCGATCGTCAACGCCTTCGCACTGCCGGGCGGGAAGGTGTTCATCACGCGCGGGCTCATGGAGAAGCTGCACAACGAAGCGGAGATCGCCGCCGTGCTCGGTCACGAATGCGGACATGTCAACGCCGAGCACATCGGGCAGCAGATGAGCCGGCAGATGGTGCTCAGCGGCGTGCTTCAGGCGGCGGGCGCGGTCAGCGATTCGCAATGGATCGGCACGCTCGGCGGCGCGGGCGGGCAGCTTTACCTGCTCAAGTTCGGGCGCGATCAGGAATCGCAGGCGGACGAACTGGGCCTGCGATACATGACCAAGGCGGGGTACGATCCGCATGCGATGCTCGGCGTCATGGAAGTGCTCAAGTCGCTGGGCAACAGCGGACTGGAGATGCTTCAGACCCACCCCCTGCCCGAAACACGCATCGAGCGCGTCACCCATCTGCTCGACACCGGCTACCGCCGCACCGTCAACAACCCCAGCTTCGTGCTCAAGCCCGACGCTTATCAGACCAGCGTGCTGGCGCGGCTGAAAAAACTGCCCCCGGCGCCGCAGCCGAAGCAGCAGTGAAATGAGTCTGGAACGGGGAGTTTGGAGTGCGGAGTGAAAGGCATTGAAGCGACCCAATAGGCCGCATATGCCTGTTTTACACTCCACATTCCACACTCCCCGTTCCGCACTTCTCTTTCGCTCCCCACTCCGCACTTTGCCACTCAGACGTGCTATACTGCCCGTCTTTGGACGAACTGCTGGAGCCCACGGGTTATGCTCAAATTCTTTGCCAAGTACAACAAGATCATCCTCGTCGTCGGCGGGTCGCTGCTGATGGTCATTTTCCTGCTCCCCGCCGGCGGACGGTTTCTTCAACCGGACCCGGGCAATCAGACGATCGGCCGGGTTGACGGCACGAAGATCACGCTCCGCGAGCAGCAGGAAGCCGCCGCGGAAATCGAACTCGTCAACCGCCTGTTGCCCCAGCTTCAGGGCGCCCTGCCGCATGACGCGCTGCACTGGCTTTTGCTTGTGAAGGAAGCCCGCAAGAACGGGCTCTACGTGGCGGCGGAGCAGGTGCATCCGTTCCTGGATCAGATGGCGGCCAACGGCGTCAACGTGGCGGCGATGCTTCAAGCCAACGGCGCCAGCGTCGACTTCGCCGTGCAGGCGCTTCAGCATCTTGAGATGATCGAAGGGCTCAGCCGGCTCATCACCGCCGCCGAGCATCCCTCCGAGCCGCGACTGGCGCACTTCGCGCAGGACATTCACTCGACGGCGACCGCCGATGTCGTCGGCATCGACGCGGACTTCCTCGGCGCCGATGCGCCCAAACCGACCAATGATGACATTCAGAAGCTCTTCGCCGAGTACAAGGACGACATCCCCGGCCGCAGCGAACCGTACGGGTTCGGCTATCGTCTGCCGGCCCGGGTGAAGCTCGAGTATCTGAGCGTGCCGCTGAAGCGCGTCGCCAATTCGATCACGGTCGATGAAGTCGAAGCACAGAAGTATTACGCGACGCATCCCGAAGATTACATGCCCGCACCCGCGGCCGATGAGAAGAAGGACGACAAGGCCGCCGCCCCGAAGGAGCCGCTGCCCTACCGTCAGGTCCGCGACCGGGTCATCGCCGCCGTGACGGACAAGATGGCCAAGGAGAAGCAGGACAGGATCGTCAAGCAGATCGTCGCGATGGTCGCTGAGCACAATCGCCAGCTCAAGCGCGATGAGCAGAATTACCTGATCCTCACGCCCGAGCACACCCCGCTCGCCTACGAGACGATCACGCAGCAGATTCAAAAGGACTTCGGCGTACTGCTGGACGTCATCCGCGTTGAAGGCCGCTGGCTGACGTTCTCGGACATCAGAAAGCTCGAGGGCTTCGGCGGCGCGGGATTCGAGATGGCGGGCAAGCAGGTCAACGTGCTGCCGTACATCGCATCGATCAAGCAATTCGATCCGAATCCGGCCAATCCGCTTGTCAATCTTCGCCTTCAGGTCAACGTCAGCTCGCGCGCCGTCAGCGACGGGGCCGGCAATCAGTACATCTTCCGCGTGCTCGTCGCCGACCCGGCGCATGAGCCCAAACTGCTCGACGAAGTGCTCGACGATGTGACCCGCGACGCCAAGCGCCTCGCCGCCTACAACCTCCTCAAAGATCGCACCGACAAGATCCTCGAACGCGTCAAGACCGACGGACTCGACAAGGTCGCCGAGGCGTACAAGACGAAGGTCGAAAAGGTCGGCCCATTCTCCGGGCGCGATCAGCAGACGATGATGATGAGCGGCGGGAAACTCGAAGTGCCCACGCTTCCCGTCGTCGGCAAGAGCAAGGCGTTCGTCGAACAGGTCTTTGATATGTGCCAGAAGGCCCAGACCGCCGGCGGCATCGCCAAGGCCCCCGCGGATCAGACCCTGGCGGTCATCCCCATCGACACCGCGCAGAAAGTCGTCATCGTCAAGCTCGTTTCGTATGAGCCGATCGACGAAGGCACGTATGAGCGGCTCAAGCCCATGTTCGCCCGCGGCCTGATCCAGTCCAACGCCACCGCCCTCACCGCCGACTACTCCCCCCTGACCCTCGACGCCCTCAAAAAGCGCCTCAACTACGTCAGCGCCCATCCTGAAAAGGACAAGGAAGTCGAGGAAAAACAGGCGACGACGAGCGGTGACGCCAAGGCGAAGCCCAACACGTAAGCCGCCGCTCGCGCTGTAAATGTTGTCCGTTTTTTACATCGCCCCGCCCGGCACATTCATCGCCGGGGGCTTGATGATCTGCACATTGATGCGATCCGACGGCAGCATCTTCCCCGCGTTGATGCGCTCGTGCGGATCGAAGACGCGCTTGATGCGGTCGAACGTTCGAAGGGTCGAGGCGTCAAACATGGTGCTCATCAGCGCGAGTTTCTCGACGCCGACGCCGTGCTCACCGGTGAGCGTCCCGCCGATCTCGATACAATAAGTCAGAATCTCGTGGCTCGCCTCCATCGCCCGCCGCACTTCGTCCTCGTCATCCTCATCGAAAAGCAGAATCGGATGCACATTGCCGTCGCCGGCGTGAAACACGTTGGTGATGATCAGCCCGTACTTGACGCCGATTTGAGCCACGCGCTCGATCACCTGCGGCAGCATCGACCGCGGCACGCAGGCGTCCTGCGTGCAGTAGCTGGGGCTGATGCGCCCGATCGCCCCGAACGCCCGCTTGCGCGCCGACCACAGCGCCGCCCGCTTCACCGGGTCCGCCGAGCATTGCACATCCCGCGCCCCGCACGCCCGGCAAATCGCCGCGACCTGCTCCATCTGCTCGTCCAATAGCGCCTCTACGCCGTCCAACTCGAACAGCAATAGCGCCTGCGCATCGGTCGGAAAACCGTAATGGAACGCGTCCTCGACGACCTTGACCATCGCCCCGTCCATCATCTCCAGCGCCGCCGGCACGATCCCCGCCGCGATCGTCTTCGCCACGCTCTCGCACGCCGCCACGGATGAATCGAAGATGCCGACGATCGTGCGAAACGTGTCGAGCCGCGGGGTGAGCCGCACCCAGACTTTCGTGATGATCCCCATCGTCCCTTCCGACCCGACGATGACGGAAGGCACATCCGGCCCGGCGCCGTCGAGCAGCTTGTTGCAACGCGTCGTCACGACCCGCCCGTCGGGCAGCACCATTTCCAGGCCGACGATGTGATTCGTCGTCACGCCGTATTTGAGCGTGTGAATCCCCCCGGCGTTCGTGGCGGCGTTGCCTGCAATGGTCGATGCCCGTTGCGAGGATGGGTCCGGCGCAAAGTGCAGCCGCTCGCCGCCCGGCAGACGATTGACATGCTCCGTCAGCTCCAGATTCCGCACCCCCGCCTCGACGCATGCCAGCCGATTCACCAGATCGACCTCGACGATCTTCTTCATGCGGCTCGTCACGATCAGCACCCCGTCGCCATACGCAACGCACGCCCCCGTCAGCCCCGTC
Above is a window of Planctomycetota bacterium DNA encoding:
- a CDS encoding M48 family metalloprotease, translating into MPSRIINRTTLSGATDMIRHLMLAGMVLAAGLLGGCNTNPATGKLQFNTLSRDEEIQIGSEAEPQFITESGGEIPDATVQAYVSAIGKKLAAVSERPDMPWAFHAVNSPIVNAFALPGGKVFITRGLMEKLHNEAEIAAVLGHECGHVNAEHIGQQMSRQMVLSGVLQAAGAVSDSQWIGTLGGAGGQLYLLKFGRDQESQADELGLRYMTKAGYDPHAMLGVMEVLKSLGNSGLEMLQTHPLPETRIERVTHLLDTGYRRTVNNPSFVLKPDAYQTSVLARLKKLPPAPQPKQQ
- a CDS encoding FAD-binding protein, translated to MTRQAVITALKGVVGDANVLGDPAELISYECDGFPIAKAVPAAVVFVHSVEETAACVEILSKHDVPIVPRGSGTGLTGACVAYGDGVLIVTSRMKKIVEVDLVNRLACVEAGVRNLELTEHVNRLPGGERLHFAPDPSSQRASTIAGNAATNAGGIHTLKYGVTTNHIVGLEMVLPDGRVVTTRCNKLLDGAGPDVPSVIVGSEGTMGIITKVWVRLTPRLDTFRTIVGIFDSSVAACESVAKTIAAGIVPAALEMMDGAMVKVVEDAFHYGFPTDAQALLLFELDGVEALLDEQMEQVAAICRACGARDVQCSADPVKRAALWSARKRAFGAIGRISPSYCTQDACVPRSMLPQVIERVAQIGVKYGLIITNVFHAGDGNVHPILLFDEDDEDEVRRAMEASHEILTYCIEIGGTLTGEHGVGVEKLALMSTMFDASTLRTFDRIKRVFDPHERINAGKMLPSDRINVQIIKPPAMNVPGGAM
- the ubiE gene encoding bifunctional demethylmenaquinone methyltransferase/2-methoxy-6-polyprenyl-1,4-benzoquinol methylase UbiE, which gives rise to MNSPMQGQPAWTDDDLRQNPHAAADKAARVQQMFSAIAESYDLNNRLHSLWRDQAWRRAAVKLCRVQPVDTVLDVACGTGDLSLAFAAAKPHRVIGVDFTHNMVRIAEHKRDHAALPVTLCAFTDGDAMRLPIADQSVDIVSIAFGIRNVSNPAAAIAEFKRVLRPGGRLCILEFSLPTNPVLRWLYNFFFRHIMPRTATLIARDRSGAYKYLPQSVNTFLGRQQMVDMMTGAGFTSVTQKPMTFGIAIAYLGLA